Proteins from a genomic interval of Thunnus maccoyii chromosome 1, fThuMac1.1, whole genome shotgun sequence:
- the txnl4b gene encoding thioredoxin-like protein 4B: MSLFLPKLTCKKDIDEVIKGVAEKVVVLRFGRDEDSVCLQLDEILSKTAHDLSNMAAIYIVDVDKAPIYTRYFDISYIPSTVFFFNGQHMKVDYGSPDHTKFVGSFKTKQDFMDLIEVIYRGAMRGKMIVQSPIDPQNIPKYDLLYHGI, from the exons atgagtttgtttttgccTAAATTAACGTGCAAAAAAGACATAGATGAAGTCATCAAAGGCGTAGCAGAAAAAGTCGTAGTTTTGAGGTTTGGAAGAGACGAAGACTCGGTTTGCCTCCAACTCGATGAAATT CTGTCAAAAACCGCCCATGACTTGAGCAACATGGCCGCGATCTACATCGTCGATGTGGATAAAGCTCCCATCTACACCAGATACTTTGACATCAGTTACATCCCCTccactgttttcttcttcaacGGGCAGCACATGAAGGTGGATTATGG ctcACCAGATCACACCAAGTTTGTCGGCAGCTTCAAAACCAAACAAGACTTCATGGATCTGATTGAGGTCATATACAGGGGAGCCATGCGGGGGAAGATGATTGTCCAGAGTCCCATAGACCCTCAAAATATTCCCAAATATGATCTCCTTTACCATGGAATTTAG
- the blzf1 gene encoding golgin-45, with translation MTAAVRGSAHVPVRGAGDGMETEKPPAILEVTTDTLPPGPSPVPLLKVASPKHSPKSTHPPPPVAPQPLGVLHLGKVSREACTEVDAVRIVVPRAAISRSSRAGPTEGKGETEEQGSPPLPVVEDWRGQLEKLQNSERRLLQDKEGLSNQLRVQTEVNRELKKLLVASVGDDLQYHFERLAREKNQLILENEALGRSLAHTAEQLERMSIQCDVWRSKFLASKVMAEELTNARAALQRQTREAQGAIQDLLLEREEFSGDMVLTHRSLEQLLVSLQWGRQQTYYPSAQPLSTGELAAANHKLADAINSHLLGDTSSSVAKSSSSATPEQLCSTPAEKMAEKVLKILDPISCSENKVEPPLSDSSPSNFLGNKKSIGRFHPYTRYENITFNCCERCTGDILVL, from the exons ATGACTGCTGCTGTGAGAG GTTCTGCCCATGTGCCCGTCCGAGGTGCTGGTGATGGCATGGAAACTGAAAAACCACCAGCCATCCTGGAGGTAACCACAGATACGCTGCCACCAGGTCCGTCTCCGGTTCCCCTCTTGAAGGTGGCAAGCCCCAAACACAGCCCCAAATCTACCCATCCTCCTCCCCCTGTGGCACCCCAACCTCTCGGGGTGCTCCACCTGGGCAAGGTGAGTCGAGAGGCCTGCACAGAGGTCGATGCTGTGAGGATCGTTGTCCCTCGTGCTGCTATAAGCCGAAGCAGCCGTGCAGGGCCAACTGAGGGGAAAGGAGAGACTGAGGAGCAAGGCTCTCCCCCGCTGCCTGTGGTGGAGGACTGGAGAGGACAGCTGGAGAAGCTGCAGAACTCTGAACGCAGGCTGTTGCAGGACAAGGAAGGCCTTTCTAACCAGCTCCGTGTGCAGACAGAA GTGAACCGTGAACTAAAGAAACTGCTGGTGGCGTCTGTGGGTGATGACCTTCAGTACCACTTTGAGCGTCTGGCACGAGAGAAGAACCAGCTGATTCTGGAGAATGAGGCTCTGGGCCGGAGTCTGGCACACACGGCAGAGCAGCTGGAGCGCATGAGTATCCAGTGTGACGTTTGGAGGAGCAAGTTCCTGGCCAGCAA AGTCATGGCAGAGGAGCTGACAAATGccagagcagctctgcagcGTCAGACCAGAGAGGCACAAGGAGCAATTCAGGACCTGCTGTTAGAGAGAGAAGAGTTCTCAGGGGACATGGTGCTCACTCATAG ATCTCTGGAGCAGCTCCTGGTGTCTCTGCAATGGGGCAGACAGCAGACATACTACCCCAGCGCACAGCCCCTCAGCACAGGAGAGCTGGCAGCAGCCAATCATAAGCTAGCAGACGCCATCAACTCCCACCTGTTGGGCGACACCAGCAGCAGTGtggcaaaaagcagcagcagtgcgACACCTGAACAGCTCTGCAGCACACCAGCAGAGAAGATGGCTGAGAAG GTGCTGAAGATTTTAGATCCAATTTCCTGTTCAGAAAACAAGGTGGAGCCCCCGCTCAGTGACTCGTCCCCCTCAAACTTTCTGGGCAATAAGAAGAGCATCGGCAGGTTTCACCCCTACACCCGCTATGAGAACATCACCTTTAACTGCTGTGAGCGCTGCACTGGAGACATCCTGGTGCTGTAG
- the trmt10c gene encoding tRNA methyltransferase 10 homolog C, with protein sequence MLRLFTSRGFYELWKCSHFVSSCVTKRQITSFLPASSACQHRVSILSRHFNTGSPARKDAPQPQTDQSEERETVDLDKWKSVMRSQAALDEKQQVIEEEDAPGGDLKDSSALEATRDLVAMWRQAGKLVPQEMTDLEVQMLAKLTTKSSRKKYLKYLALREGHKKSRKEKQQQKKAEREERLKRDDTEEGDDQRGQEMKNTFLLQFWGRSLDKLLGWRSAQAMVFGQPLVFDMSYEPNMSRREIENTVSQLMEVEGWNRRAVEPYHLHLCNLQPDGAYKNEFLKRYGAEAWDRLLITSTDRQHVDVFPHEHLVYLTADSPNVLRTFDHSKVYIIGALVDRSIQPGLSLANAKRLKLATARLPLDEFLHWECGAKNLTLDQMIRIMLTLKDTGKWEEALKFVPNRKHDGFHPQQAQREITNDRVRVTSHGPREDGDRSLRSRERMNERIFRSGDRKDSGFSGRDRVSGLHSNRENKSAATRVRTSFKSSMEGRNSAGKGKKWWDSE encoded by the coding sequence ATGTTACGGCTCTTTACAAGCCGAGGTTTTTATGAACTCTGGAAATgcagtcattttgtgtcatcCTGCGTCACCAAGAGGCAAATTACCAGTTTTCTTCCAGCCAGCAGTGCCTGCCAGCACCGAGTGTCCATCCTGTCTCGCCACTTCAACACTGGGAGTCCGGCGAGGAAAGATGCCCCTCAGCCTCAGACAGATCAGtcagaggaaagagagacagtAGATTTGGACAAATGGAAGTCTGTAATGAGATCCCAAGCTGCATTAGACGAGAAACAACAAGTCATTGAGGAAGAGGATGCGCCAGGAGGTGATTTAAAGGACAGCTCTGCCCTGGAGGCAACCCGGGATCTGGTTGCGATGTGGCGTCAAGCTGGGAAGCTTGTACCTCAGGAGATGACTGATTTGGAGGTTCAGATGCTGGCAAAGCTCACCACCAAGTCCTCCAGGAAAAAGTACCTGAAGTACCTGGCCCTCAGGGAAGGCCACAAGAAGTCCCGTaaggagaagcagcagcagaagaaggcAGAAAGGGAGGAGAGGCTGAAAAGAGATGATACGGAGGAAGGAGATGACCAGAGAGGACaagagatgaaaaacacattcctCCTTCAGTTCTGGGGCCGGAGCCTTGACAAGCTTCTGGGCTGGAGGAGCGCCCAGGCCATGGTGTTCGGTCAGCCGCTGGTGTTTGACATGAGCTACGAGCCCAACATGTCCAGGCGGGAGATAGAAAACACTGTGTCCCAGCTGATGGAGGTGGAAGGATGGAACCGGCGTGCCGTTGAGCCTTACCACCTACACTTGTGCAACCTGCAGCCAGACGGGGCTTACAAGAACGAGTTTCTCAAACGGTACGGTGCAGAGGCCTGGGATCGCCTGCTCATCACCTCCACTGACCGCCAGCATGTCGATGTGTTTCCTCATGAACACCTCGTATACCTCACTGCTGACTCCCCTAATGTCCTCCGCACCTTTGACCACTCGAAGGTCTACATCATCGGAGCTCTAGTGGACCGGTCGATCCAGCCAGGCTTGTCACTAGCGAATGCCAAGCGTCTAAAGCTGGCTACAGCCCGTTTACCGCTGGATGAGTTCCTCCACTGGGAGTGCGGAGCCAAAAATCTGACTCTGGACCAGATGATACGCATCATGTTGACATTGAAGGACACGGGGAAATGGGAGGAGGCGTTGAAGTTTGTGCCTAACAGGAAGCATGATGGCTTCCACCCACAGCaggcacagagagaaatcaCCAACGACAGAGTCAGAGTCACAAGTCATGGACCAAGAGAGGATGGTGACAGGTCGTTAAGATCTagagaaagaatgaatgaaaggaTATTTAGAAGTGGGGACCGTAAAGACTCTGGGTTCAGTGGTAGGGACAGAGTGTCTGGACTGCAcagcaacagagaaaacaaatcagCTGCAACCAGAGTACGGACATCATTTAAGAGCAGCATGGAGGGAAGAAATAGTGCAGGCAAAGGCAAGAAGTGGTGGGATAGTGAATGA
- the ercc5 gene encoding DNA excision repair protein ERCC-5 — MGVQGLWRLLESTGKPINPETLEGQILAVDISLWLNQAVKGVRDREGNSVHNAHLLTLFHRICKLLFFRIRPVFVYDGDAPLLKKQTLALRRQRKEELSRESKQTNEKLLKTFLKRQAIKAALGDRSKDPLPSLSSVRRDEVDDMYVLPALPPAEEKDKSSSEEEEEKDTEEMFDSYHMYQGEMYDDPNSVDINSEEFASLPPEMKHEILKDMKEFSKRRRTMYHKPPECSGDFSQYQLAGLLQRNQLNQRLESVEKEMSQRSAGSAPQLYQQDGDQQSHDIESHRLVSEDHSHYILIKGSRKSENVPESQPAAAPWSGSSLSGCKRRGADKPEPLWRPVCEEDADVRGSSPEDSKPSVSKPSVSTQGDTSPPSPRTLTAIQAAMNGSSDEEKVEQDEKDGSVSPRTLLAIQQALAEEEEDAAERRTLISSSPTKPQVHIRHPVPQVVISSSEEETGPDVLPKSNSLSNEKFYFKVDPTVQSLHVKDNLFVSSSEDEMEEVIGERNKALRLAVPHQPHGGSDGQKEAERLIEVQMKSQEETSKEKLTEKQEEPLRKTETHPLIPEQRRNESIVLQEKNGDDVKSERSEESESEESFIEVSEEELQEEDADEVGDDGTKQEEKAEESLTESPSGVAAALDLEEEEDSKGQIEENELKEEAEAETSPTPAINEFENVDVAELEALESSLQVEQSNLREQKQQQERMANTVTGQMYLESQELLRLFGVPFLVAPTEAEAQCAALDRADQTNGTITDDSDVWLFGGRQVYKNFFSQNKYVTHFQLSDLQNQLGLDRNKLINLAYLLGSDYTEGVPGVGYVTGMEILNEFPGLGLEPLTQFNKWWLEAQEKKRLVADPRDTKVKKKLRDLKLQPGFPNPAVAQAYLQPAVDQSGGSFSWGRPQIDMLKEFCQGRFGWSSRKTEETLQPVIKQLNTQQTQLRIDSFFRMEQQEKQAIRSQRLRRAVTCMKRKEREGEEEEEDIEEEMASPSKSKKGKSAGPSQKKGENGGEREEERSMAGGGFLGSEVITESESPLTPLKGVSSSIHEALSVKAAVPQSTKAVPQRVRQSSSSSSSGEDSDGTGEVALVTARSVFESSRRGRGAKSTRGRGRAKGKKL, encoded by the exons ATGGGAGTGCAGGGACTGTGGAGGCTGCTGGAGAGCACAGGGAAACCCATCAACCCCGAGACACTGGAGGGACAGATCCTTGCTGTTG atatcAGTTTATGGCTGAACCAGGCAGTGAAGGGGGTGAGGGACCGTGAAGGCAACAGTGTCCACAACGCCCACCTCCTCACTCTCTTCCACCGCATCTGTAAGCTGCTGTTTTTCCGCATCAGGCCAGTCTTTGTGTATGATGGGGACGCACCACTGCTGAAGAAGCAGACTCTG GCtctgaggaggcagaggaaggaggagcTGAGCCGAGAGTCCAAACAAACCAATGAGAAACTCCTCAAGACATTCCTGAAGAGACAGGCTATCAAAGCTGCACTTGGAGACCGCAG TAAGGATCCTCTACCCAGCCTCTCCAGTGTGAGGAGAGATGAGGTGGATGATATGTATGTCCTACCCGCCCTGCCACCTGCAGAGGAGAAGGACAAAAGCAG TtcagaagaggaggaagagaaagataCGGAGGAGATGTTTGACAGTTATCACATGTATCAG GGGGAAATGTATGATGACCCCAACTCTGTGGACATCAACTCAGAGGAGTTTGCCAGCCTTCCTCCAGAAATGAAACATGAGATACTCAAAGACATGAAAGAGTTTTCCAAAAGACGCCGGACTATGTACCACAAACCTCCAGAG TGTTCAGGAGACTTTTCCCAGTACCAGCTGGCCGGTCTGCTGCAGAGGAACCAGCTGAACCAACGTCTGGAGAGTGTGGAGAAAGAGATGAGCCAGCGGAGCGCCGGCAGCGCCCCGCAGCTCTACCAACAGGATGGCGACCAGCAGAGTCACGACATAGAGTCACACCGACTGGTTTCAGAAGACCATTCCCACTATATCCTTATTAAAG GCTCCAGAAAAAGTGAGAATGTCCCGGAGAGTCAACCCGCAGCAGCTCCCTGGTCTGGGAGCTCCCTGTCAGGCTGTAAGAGGCGAGGAGCGGACAAACCTGAGCCCCTGTGGCGTCCTGTCTGTGAGGAAGACGCAGACGTGCGGGGTTCCTCTCCAGAAGACTCTAAACCCTCTGTATCTAAACCCTCCGTTTCCACTCAGGGAGACACATCACCCCCCTCGCCTCGTACACTCACAGCTATACAGGCTGCGATGAACGGCAGCTCGGACGAGGAGAAGGTGGAGCAGGATGAGAAGGATGGCAGTGTGTCTCCACGTACTCTGCTGGCCATCCAACAAGCTctggctgaggaggaggaggatgcagCAGAACGTAGGACTCTAATCAGTAGCTCACCCACCAAGCCACAGGTGCATATTCGTCATCCTGTGCCACAAGTGGTCATCAGCAGCTCAGAGGAAGAGACAGGACCAGATGTTTTGCCAAAGTCGAATTCTTTATCCAATGAAAAATTCTATTTTAAGGTAGACCCAACAGTCCAAAGTTTACATGTCAAAGATAATTTGTTTGTTAGTAGTTCTGAAGATGAGATGGAGGAAGTTATCGGAGAGAGAAATAAAGCGCTTCGCCTCGCAGTGCCGCATCAACCTCACGGAGGATCTGATGgacaaaaagaggcagagagactgATAGAGGTACAGATGAAGTCACAAGAGGAGACGAGCAAAGAAaagttgacagaaaaacaagaggagCCCCTCAGAAAGACTGAAACTCATCCTTTAATACCAGAGCAAAGGAGAAACGAGTCCATTGTTCTACAGGAGAAAAATGGAGACGACGTGAAGTCGGAACGCAGTGAGGAGAGCGAGTCAGAAG AGAGCTTCATCGAGGTATCAGAAGAAGAACTTCAAGAGGAGGATGCAGATGAGGTCGGTGACGATGGGaccaaacaagaagaaaaagcagaagaaagttTGACTGAGTCTCCCAGCGGTGTAGCTGCTGCTTTGGAtttagaggaagaagaggacagCAAAGGGCAGATTGAAGAGAATGAGCTGAAGGAGGAAGCAGAGGCAGAAACCAGCCCAACTCCAGCAATTAATGAGTTTGAAAACGTTGATGTT GCTGAACTGGAGGCTCTGGAGAGCTCTCTGCAGGTGGAGCAGAGCAACCTGAGGgagcaaaaacaacagcaggagAGGATGGCGAACACAGTCACCGGACAGATGTACCTGGAGAGCCAG GAGCTGCTGCGGCTATTCGGCGTGCCGTTCCTGGTAGCTCCGACGGAGGCCGAGGCGCAGTGCGCAGCACTCGACCGAGCGGACCAGACTAACGGGACCATCACGGACGACTCGGATGTGTGGCTGTTCGGAGGGCGACAAGTCTACAAGAACTTCTTCAGCCAGAACAAATACGTCACACATTTCCAGTTGAGCGACCTGCAGAACCAACTAG GTTTGGACAGGAACAAGTTGATAAACCTGGCTTATCTGCTTGGAAGTGACTACACGGAGGGGGTGCCAGGGGTCGGATATGTGACTGGCATGGAGATACTGAACGAGTTCCCTGGGTTAGGACTGGAGCCATTAACTCAAttcaa TAAATGGTGGTTGGAGGCTCAGGAGAAAAAGCGCTTGGTAGCTGACCCTCGGGACACGAAAGTTAAGAAGAAACTGAGGGATCTAAAACTTCAGCCTGGGTTCCCCAACCCTGCAGTGGCTCAGGCTTACCTACAACCTGCTGTCGACCAGTCGGGCGGCTCCTTCAGCTGGGGACGTCCACAAATCGACATGCTCAAAGA GTTCTGTCAGGGTCGTTTTGGCTGGAGCAGTCGGAAGACTGAGGAGACTCTTCAGCCTGTGATCAAGCAGCTCAACACCCAGCAG aCTCAGCTGCGGATCGACTCATTCTTCCGCATGGAGCAACAGGAAAAGCAGGCGATCCGAAGCCAGCGACTCCGCCGTGCAGTCACCTGCatgaagagaaaggagagagaaggggaagaggaggaggaggacatcGAGGAGGAAATGGCTTCCCCATCCAAATCTAAGAAAGGGAAGTCAGCAGGCCCGAGtcagaagaaaggagaaaatggaggcgagagagaagaggagaggtcAATGGCAGGAGGAGGGTTTCTGGGGTCAGAGGTAATTACTGAATCTGAATCTCCTCTTACACCTTTAAAGGGTGTGAGCAGCTCCATTCACGAGGCCCTCTCAGTAAAGGCCGCTGTCCCTCAATCTACTAAGGCTGTACCACAGAGGGTGaggcaaagcagcagcagcagcagctctggtgAGGACAGTGATGGTACTGGTGAAGTTGCTTTGGTTACAGCCCGATCTGTGTTCGAGAGCAGCCGACGAGGACGTGGTGCTAAAAGCacaagagggagaggaagggcAAAGGGAAAGAAGCtatga